DNA from Xiphophorus maculatus strain JP 163 A chromosome 6, X_maculatus-5.0-male, whole genome shotgun sequence:
CGTCTTTAATTGTCAACTTTGAAATCCTGGCATCCATCAAGTGTTATTTCTTAAACCCACTGTAACTTTGTCCTTGTGAATTTTAAGGTTATCCTCTCCATGCACCTGAGGCGTACTTTGAGTTCTTCGGCCAAAACAACGTGACTGATGTGGTCCGCCTGAATAAAAAGTTGTACGAGAGCCGACGGTTTGAGGACGCACAATTTGAACACCATGATTTCTTCTTCATGGACGGCTCAACACCCTCTGACCTGATCGTTAGACGCTTCCTGCACGTGTGTGAGAGTGCAGAGGGAGCTGTAGCTGTGCACTGTAAAGGTGCggttggatgtttttttttccttgcgcTCTAAGAACCATGCAGAAGCTAAATGTATCACTTTCCAATCTCAGCTGGTTTGGGCCGTACAGGCACTCTGATCGCCTGCTATCTGATGAAGCACTTCAGGTTCACAGCAGCTGAGGCTATCGCTTGGATCAGGATCTGCCGACCCGGGTCAATTATTGGTCCCCAGCAGAACTTCTTAGAAGAGTAAGTTTAAGACTTTGTTAAGGATCAACaagaaaaactacatttgaaatttttattttgatgacgCCTGTTTCTAGaataatttgtcatattttagaTTGGTATTAACTCAATCTCTGAGGGAAACTCAAGAAATCTTTTATGTTCATGAATGGATTATGTGGAGTGTATGAACAAGTATGCCCGAAAAACCTTAAATATGGTGAAAAGTTCAAGATTTACTGTTACTCATGTCAGAAGGTGAAACTCATATTGCATACATTCACTACAAatagagtgaaatatttaaaatctttatttcttctACTTTTGATGATCATGgcaaatgaagtaaaaaaaaaaagtgaagtggGAGCACAGGCTCTTTATACCTTGACTTTTTTCTACATCCATTATCTCACTCGAAACAACAGAATCATCcagtatatttttctaaaacatatttctaatttacaaattagtaaaagaaaaaaataaataaacgatcACAATCagactttgtatttatttagcaaatgatttttctatatttgttttaaagaatggAAATCAGTTTTAACTCTTGACAACAATTATTTCTCACAGAAATTCCTCTAGCTAAAGtgcagttgttttaaatatttgtcctaacctttagttttttttttaacaaacacttatctcttaataatttatttattgaattattaataAAAGCTTTGCACATTGTCAATGTCATTATCAATCTGAAGTGAATAAATTTCCATCCCATTGACTGATATAGATTGAAAAACAGCAGGAGGTAATCTATTTCTCAGCACTGTTAATTGTTTCCATCAGATATGAGGACACATCACCCAAAAAAATCACCACTACTGGTGATGAAAATCACCACTACTGCAACTTGATGAGAAGATGCTAACAAGTTATATTTTTAGCTAGAGTAATTTATCACTCATTGTGTAATATgagaaggggtgtgtgtgtgtgtgtgtgtgtgtggtgtgtgtgtgtgtgcgtgcgtgcagGAAACAACACAGCTTGTGGGTTCAGGGAGATGTGCATCGCTCCAAACAGAAGCTTGCCCAGCAGAGGTTCAAtcgacagcagcagcagcagcagcagcagcagcagtaccatctgcctggttctgacccggtacCACTGGGCAAACAAGAAGCAATGCCTCATCTGGTTACAAGCATGAATGATCTGTCAATCAAAACCGCTCTGTGCAAATCCTACAGTTTGGATGAAGTGAGTCGTTGAAGTTTTTGGCATCTGTTTTTAAGCAGTGTAGAAGTGTAGTCAAAGTAACACTGATTTTTTATGTGAGCAGAGCAACTGTAAGGAAACCAGTCTGACCCAGGGAGACAATCTGAGAGCAGTGAAGGGAAAACGGACACCAAGATCAGCTTCCTCCTCTTCCAGGTACTGCCTGCTCATACAGCAGCAGGTTTCATGTGATTATCCttaggaggaagaaaaacactCCTCAAGCTCAAAGcttaaaattctaattaattGAATATTAATTAGAATTTGAATTTTGTCTTCCATCTTCCTGGGTCAGTTAAGTTCCTTGCAAGGAGCAAGAACTGCCCTGACCCTAACTTTTAATTCTTACCCCTCGAGACAGCAGTGAGGGGTGATTCATACAGGGACAGGAAGTTGTCACGACTGGCAATGCCCCCACAGGAAGTATATCCTGTAACTTAGAAGCCTGTACAATTACCTAGAGCAGCCCAGCTGGAAGTAGCAGTATTTGTCCACCACATTCCATAGTGCTTagaatgaatttttaaattgGTATTGCAGCACTCAAATCTTTCATATAATTGCTGAGAAagatttttgcatatttctccTGGTACGTTTATGGTTTATTATTAGTGTCTTTAATgtctccttgccatcaccctaatcgttagctccctccctccctcccttcctttaaagatgtcaaatttctttctacCTTTCTTTCAGGTCAAACATGTCAAAGGAGTCCCACTGTTCCATCCTCCCTCCCCCTAAGTCTCCTAAAATCAGTCTTTCCCTTCCTCCATCCTCTTCTAAAAAGCTTAGAAGAAGCTCTTCCACTGTCACACAGATCAAGAGGTGGGTGATGACTGTCCTGCTGGGTGACACAgacaccatttttttttgttctgtctttGCATCTCTAACTCTTTGACATTGCATGCCTCTCTCCTCAGCCCTTTCAGCCTTAGTCTGTTCAGCACCAGGCCTGCACTGATTCACTGAACTCAGCTGGGAGAACAAGGTTATGGATCTGACAGTGAGCAGATTGCAAAACTGGATCAGCCAGAGTCTGAGAAGGCCTTAAACATTGTGTTCATGAAGCTGTTGAATTCTGCTTCATTGATTTGCGAGAACAGTCGATGAACAAATCAGCTGTTAAGAATTATATTTTTCCTGTAATACCCATTGTAACATAGCcactatgtttgtttttttctgaataaatacattaaagagtAAATGTATCAAACTGTTTTGTAGAACAGTTGCTGTTATTTCATAGTTAAAATCTCCACTGTTTAAAGTTGATTTtgggcagcatcatgctggttTTAGGTGTGGTTGAAATTAGTGAATAAAAAGGGGCGTGGCGTCGAAGAGGAAGACGCACACAGTCAGATCTGACTTGattgaatgtttaaaataagttaaaaatcaaagaaaagagATAAAACAGCAATCAAAGTTCAACCCAGCGCCGCAGATCGTGCATTTAGAAACCGGATCGGAGCTTGTACCCAGGAAACGCCGCCCGGTGTGAGAGGACGCCACCGAGGGGGAAGAAAGACGCTCCGGTGAGATCTGGACTTTTGCTGGTACCACTCTTTTTGCTtatcttttttggggggattttgacgttttggatttttcattttggattgGGACTTTGGATTAAAACGGAGAAATACTTCCaggactttgttttgtttgttggagGATATGGAACTCCTTTGTGGACattattcttttgaaaaaagaatgggaaattttggacatttaattatttaggtTTTTGCTGATATAAACTGAGTGATTTAAATCTAacctataattattttttgaggGATTTTTGGTTATTGATTTAGTTATCAagataactattattatttcttagtattgtgatttttttttttggaataaatcattgttgctaaaaatcaacaaatttcaTATTGAGTGgttggatatttattttcttatcaaatTAATGGTGTAACATATTTTACCTGATTCCTGTGACAGATCCCCCTGCAGTGTATTGTGAGTTCTGCTTTAAGTCGAGCTGAATTTTACCCCATGAACAACCGGTGGTGGTTGTCTGTGACGCAGACAGGGATTGTCTGAATATGAACATAGCAACATGTTGCTTTCTCTCACTTTTGAACTGCTGATGTCGACAACAGACCTTTTAGAGATGAACTAGCAGAAGTTTTAAAGTGAGGCAtgaagaacatgttttgtgGCACAAACAGAATACCTTGAAGACTCTGCTCGGTACGCTGCTGTCATCCTGACTTTAACTACACCCATCATCGGCTGCTAGAGCCAAACCAGCTGAATATTACCAcaatgctgccacctgctggtcaaAGACAGTGACTGATGTTCTGCTGGGAACCTTTTGCTCCTTTTAGGCTTAATttaatagtgatttttttttaaagtaggatgatgcaaaaacactttttagaaTGTCTCATTGagcaaacagtggagaaaatagcaaaagtaacaatcccaacaatatagacagttttgtgtttttaaaacattaattggaatttattatggcaacaataaatcaaaattcaaaatttatcacaataaatgcaATACGACAATACGATAAATGCCCTCTCCTAACTGGAAgtaaatctaatatttaaaattcaaaagcatATGGAGAAAATAACTCACTGTTATATCCTGTACTGTGATGAccaatttaaatcttttttaaagcttttctttctcatGTTAAAATTAGCACACTTAGAGTATAATGATAAATTCATATGGATTTGtcttcaatgtaaaaaaaaaaaaaaaacaagacaatcaAAGAtatgaagaaacagaaaaccacCAAGATGCACTTTATTGTTTGGGGCATCATATAAATGAAACATGTTAGTTCAGAACATAAAAATGTGCTGCCTTTTGTAAATTAAGCTGGAGAGGCAAAGTTTTGAAAACCGCACTAGAACACCCACTAGTggatattttgttatgttgtttGGTGTTAATCAAACTCTCTAAATCATTCTCTGTGATAGACTGGGAACCGGCAGGGATAAGCTACTGATGAAGGACGGATGGATTTACCTTGTAGCTGAAGACTTGTAGATACATTTAAACTAGAGATGCATCATGGTGCTCTGTGTCCACTACATCAATGTCTCCTGAAGTTCTTTGGGAGATGCAGAGTGGAGGAGGCCTTGAATAACATCTCCCTGAAACATCAGGTTCCAAATCACAATCTGAGTGTGTTAACGTGTGTTGTAAACAACCCCATGTGGATTAGGGCCATGACATCTTTGCAATAATAAATTGTCATAAACATTCCTCTTGCTCTGATTTAAATTGCTCAATATTTGGTCATAAATTGCCAAATGGAGCTAACAAAATTATGAAGTCTGTTCATTGAATGATGATCTTCCATGTCTGGATTTTGGTACTTCAAAAGATAAATTTTCACAATCACTGAAAATCTAATCAAATTATTTACGTCCCTTATATTCCCACCTATTTAAGCCTGACATGTTTGTGTGATTTACCTGGCTGCTCTCTCCAACATGGAGGTTCTGCAGCTGGTACGCCGTCACCTGGCCATCACTGTCTCCTACCACAACACAGTCTGTGAGGGATGCAAACAGAAGGGACGTCATCTTCAGTCCAGGAGCAGCAGGCTGCACAATTACCGGATCCAAACTGGAAGATAGAAGTTATGGAATCAGGTTCACTTTCTTCCCTTGTTTCCAGTTCTTTTCTGCGTGCTGATGTGCTTACTGGCAGAGTGAAATGAAGCAAGCAAATTCCTCACACTTACAAGCTGGAGTTCAGGTCCCAAATCTCAAGCCGCTCTTCGTTAACAGCACCAAATACTGTGGCGTGCTTTGGAGACCACCTGACTTCAGCCACCGGCTGGTTGGAGGTGAAGCTTAACAAAGGGTTAATGCAGTCCTGCTTCCAGAGTTGGATGGTGGAGTCAGAGGAGCAGCTCAGGAACACATCAGGATGGAGAGGACACCATGTGATACAGTTCACAGGACACTGacaggaaacaacacaaacacaaaaaagtcactcaaattatgtcatttattCTAAGGATTATTGCTTCACATTAGTGTGGTGCTATTAATCAGTTCTATGTAGATTTATAAGGTGCTATTGTTCCGTTCCAATGACcaacaacagctgcaggttCTTGGAGAATGATCATTTTGCTACGGTTGGGAGTGAACAAACCACCAGAGCTGGGGTTTGTGAAACTTACTGTTGTTCTCAAAAGAGCACAGATCCTAttgtgatgttaaaaaaaaaaacacacagtaaCATTACAAATCAtcttaaaaaatccaaattaaatgtGGCACATCCTGTGCAGATTATTGTTACTGCAGagactttcaaattaaaaaatctaaagcCAGAGAACATGTGGTATGTACTGAGACTCCCTGATGAGAGAAAAACAGCTATGTGTTGCTATGctaacatgtttttcattcaaaacgtttttagtttttattttataccagaagaacaaaaaatactCTACTGTAGTTAACTTAAAAATACCATTTTCAAAAAGAGCTACTCCAACACGCTGCCACCAAGAGAAGCAGAATTCTGGAATCCACAACACTCCAGTTTCCACCGAGATAATGTAGAACTGCTCTTCAACATACACAAGTTACTTTAATTATTGATTCAGTAAGTAAccaaattttattcaaaattaaaacacctTTTGATCcaaatgtttgtatttgattcttttaaaaaaatattgattgcTGTTAATCAGCTAGGCCTgttacaataacaaattttgctcaacaataaattatcccagaaattattgcaataattgataatattgttgttcaagacaattttcaagtaatatggAGGTAATGGTACAATAATGcaggaacacattctcaaagatcattaaactttaaatatattgaacatttaacactggaactgaaagacattttacatttctgaaataaataagcaaaactaCAGAAACGCCAAATATAATGAAccatgaagtttctgtaaacaaaattgtccttcaaaaaagggctAGGCTGTGGCTAGAAAACCTTTATACAAAACAGTTgcttgtttttatcatgtaacaTTGTTTACTGCACTGCCCTTGATGAAAAAAACTTGAATtgagttaaaataatttgataaatTTCCTAATGGCATCCCACCAGAGTAACATTATGTTTGTAAATGTAAGAAAGATTGACTTAGTTTTGGTGGATTTCACTGCAGTGGAAGAAAGAGGAGGTGACTTTTACTGTGTCAAACTTACAAAATGTTTCCTGTAAGTTTCCAGAAACTGGTGACCATTGGAGCAGGAACACTTGTGGATGTTACCTTCCCAGGTACCAGTCAAATAGATGTTGGAGTCCTGTAGAAGCATGGTgccacaaacagaaacatgctATGAGTCAGCTGGCATATGAGCAGCCAGTAACTTACAGATATTCTGGAGCAACTTACACTTGGATGAAAGTCAAAGCACAGACCAGGGGTGAGAACAGACAGCACACACTCTGCTGTCTTCTCTGGCTTGTTCTGTTCAGTCTTTCTCAGGGTATTATTCATCTTCTTGAGCTTCATCAGGTCTATACAATAAccaattaaatattcagttgttAATCTTATTTAACAACGTATTCGTTGTTAAGAGTGTATTCTTAACTGAAGAAAAAAGGtaacttttaacaaaacaacGTCCTACCCTTAATATCTAGGTTGTTTCACAACAACTAATGTAGTGATTTTAGCTCTTTTAAGTGGGAATAAATTTgctcacagaaacattttaaagtcttttcaaATCTTAAAGTGGTAGTATTATGTGTTGTCCAGGCACACAGAGGAAATGtctagcacaatcaagtaactactacctttagttgttataaaaatggtaaatacagggtgggccataagtttccatacatagaaaaaataaacattttatattggacaaccatttttatttttgtgggactcTGTCTAATCGCTGcgcatttccagttttctgaaacttgcaaataagttttgccacagtgtcGTGTGTGATGctcgttccatgttttctgttaaagttttctGCTTCCCGATCCAGCCAACTGTATCATTTTaattctttgctcttttgtcaaacgTATCTTCTTGggtatctgaaatataaaagaaatatacattttacattctcctatgtatggaaacttatggcccaccctgtatatcaaatatgacttaaaagaaattgaacTTTGATACttagcaccttgaaattgggcttctgtctctttaaaaactcctgctctttctgaaactccaccttcaggaagtcatcacaatatcactcctctattaatccttcaacaacatttttactgcCGTTGCATTGAGAAGTAGCtcacaatgagctcagcagattcaCAGTTCCACCaattgtttgctaattgctactggctagtctgaaggagctgagtaggGCTGCATCTTGAAGGTGGcactaggtccacccaggcgttttgcaccgctgaatggttgccatgggagattaaaagaATTCTcaaaacatacatgaaagaatcagggcaacactccagatatgtttttgataacatgatgtaaagctcaaaaaagtagatttaatataacactgtccctttaaatacCTATATTAATTCTTCATATATCTAAACATcttgtttttggaaaatatggATATGCATCTTGTTTTTCACATATAAATGTTAGGAAAATTCATAGAGGCTTTAAATAacatattgtttcattttgcctCAAAGAGCACTGTGAGCTGAAAATTGAAAAGGCAGATTCTACAGTGGAGAACTGTACCTGTACAGTCAAGGCCACCGTTGATGACAAACCACTTGCAGATTCTGCCGTCTGCTCCCACAGAGTACAGAGATTCAACCTTCTCCTCTCCAGTGAAGCTCAGTTCTTGTTGGTTCCACCTGAGCTGCCACACTGGCCCAAGGTGTCTTTTGGCACATTCACTGCATACCGGAAGAAACAGAACAGCAACCTAGGAAAGTAACTCAGGGATGTACCATATGTTGCCATTTACGTTGACATTGGTGTTAATTATCAAAGTTTATTTCAATCTTGTTGCTATGTGTGTATTAAGAGAGGGCGTGTCATAGTGACTGTGGGTTGtcaaactgaagcagagaaggaaTCTCAACAGTGTGGTCATTTCTTCACAGTGTGGAATAGCTATGACAGCAATATTGATATTGGGTGTCACTACTGGCCCAAACCTTCATttcggtgcatctctaattgAACTTCTCTATAAATAATGATAAGAGAGCCACACCATCCACCAACACTCATTCCTCACCGGCTGCTGATGAAAGGTGATTTATTATCTGCACTCTGCACATTGTGGATAGCAATGCTGCCGTCACTCATCCCCACAGCCAGCTGCCCAGGGCTGTTAGATGAAAAATCCACAGTTGTTACAGCGCTGTCACAGTTAATGATTCGCTCAGGCCACTGCAAGAAGAGAAGAATGAAAACAGCTGAAGCTTCTACATACCTAACCAGCCCATCACCTATCTTGAAGGACAACTAGAGACTGTAACAATGACAAGACAGAACAAATGTAGTAGAAATCAGGAGTCCAAAGGCTGCTGAACATTCTAAACACTGATATGTAGAGCTACTTGTTGTCAGTGAAgcggtaaatggcctgtacatGTACagtgctttatcaagtccagaggaccccaaagcacttcacattacattcagtcattcacccattcatgcacgaacacaccctcacacacccTCACATGAAGCAGACAactgcaatattttttattttgtaaccaggttgctatgtattgcagacttctgcccaggtcTCTCTTGACAATGAGAACTAGATCTCAACGGAGTTTACCttgttaaataaaggaaataaaaaataaattaattaatctagTTGGGTAAGAAATGTTGTCAATGGccaacataaaagaaaacatggtgAAGGTCTAAGGGACTTTTAACCCCACACTAGACCAGATGATGGCAACTTCCTTGCATGTCAATGCCTTGCATGCTGCCACTGCTCCATTGTTTTAGCATGAAGTAATATGATCAAACATGTACATAGTGTAGAGGTGAACTGTTTGTGCCACTATCTCTGCTGTTACTCCTGTGAATAAATGAGagattttgcattttgcatgCACTCTGATGTTTGACAAAGTCGGCcatctatcacctgaagaacatctccaggattaaaggactaatgtctcagccagatctagagaaactcatccatgcgttcatcttcagtcgtattgattactgcaacagcgtcttcacaggtctgtccaacaaatcaatcctccagcagcagctgatccagaatgctgctgctggtgttctcactaaaaccaggaagatggagcacataacactagttttaaagtccctccactggctccctgtagctcaaagaacacactttaaaatcctgttgttagtttacaaatcactgaacagcttagcaccacaatacattaaagatctgctgctgttgtatcaaccttccagacctctcaggttctggttctggtctgctctgcatccccagaaccagaaccaaacaaggagaagcagctttcagcatctatgcaccacaaatttggaacaaacttccagaaaactgtaaaacagctgaaacactgatttattttaaatctcgaatgaaaacccacctgtttaggattgtatttgaaatgtaatcaattacaaatttattgatggaattttacttaatgctgtgttttgattgttgattctatattgcattgtgtttctgtgtttgatatgatgtaaagcactttgaaatgccttgctgctgaaatgtgctatacaaataaaatttgattgattgattgattgatttctgCCTCTGCAAAGGTCTTTTATAAACAACCAAATACTGTAAGGCATCTAATTTTCTGATTAGCAATCTGATTTTGGAATCAGATGTTATGGGCTACTTCCTTGGGAATGAAAGTGTCCGGATTAAgaccagcttttatttttaatattacaataatAGTACAGTCAGAACATCTCGTTTGATTTGACAGCAGTGTCTGATTATTGCCCTAACCTATATATCCTCCAGATTTATTACTGAAACTACACAAACATCTGATTACTGAGGAGACATGAACTGAAGTCAGTCATACCGTCGGGTTTTTAATAGACCAGCAGCACACCAGACCTTGTTCATGGTTTCTGTAGTCAGTCTCACCATAACCTACAGCAAGGAGGTCCTAGCACAAAAACACCACAGTCAATGTTATGATGAGGTGAAAATATCAGTGGCAATAACTGTGCAATTATATAACAGAGACACATCAAAATTTTTGTTGTGAGGTCTTGGCTTAGAAGTTAACAACCAGCTAATTATAATCCAGAAGCTgaaggaaatggcttaatggCAATAAGGAAAGTATAACATCAACGGTTGGTGGAAATGCAATTTATGATTCTGCTCTATGATACTGATAATTATTCACAAAGGAAATGAGAATGGAAGGCAATGCCTCATCAGTGgtattttgtgtgaaaaatgtaacatgacaatagaaaaagaaaagcatttttagtAAAACTTGGGCCCAAAAAATCTGGATTCTAGATTCCTACTTAATAAAGTCATGATTAGTgggaaattattatttcaatgtATGTCCTGTTACAGAGTTTTTCTGACCTCACAATTTTCCTGTATATGTATCAGCTGGGTAGTGTGTGTCTTACcgggttttttttgttccaggCCATGCTACTGACCCTACAGCCTCTGCTGAGCTCACAGCGGAAAACCCAGAGACACTGTAGGGCTGGAGAGCAGGAAGTCTCTGCTTCACTCTGTTCCCCTTCCTTAGGTTTTACTAGTCTGTCAGGGTCTGAGAAAATCATTGTAATCACTTTCTTGACTTTCTTTATATAtacaggggttggacaatgaaactgaaacacctaGCTTTAGACCACAATAACTTATTAGTATGGTGTAGGGCCTCCTTTTGCGGCCAATACAGCGTCAATTCGTCTTGGGAATGACATATACAAGTCCTGCACAGTGGTCAGAGGGATTTTAAGCCATTCTTCTTGCAGGATAGTGGCCAGGTCACGACGTGATGCTGGTGGAGGAAATGTTTCCTGACTCGCTCCTCCAAAACACCCCAAAGTGGCTGAATAATATttagatctggtgactgtgcaGGCCATGGGAGATGTTCAACTTCACTTTCATGTTCATCAAACCAATCTTTCACCAGTCTTGCTGTGTGTATTGGTGCATTGTCATCCTGATACACGGCACCGCCTTCAGGATACAATGTTTGAACCATTGGATGCACATGGTCCTCCAGAATGGTTCGGTAGTCCTTGGCAGTGACGCGCCTATCTAGCACAAGTATGGGGCCAAGGGAATGCCATGATATGGcagcccaaaccatcactgatccACCCCCATGCTTCACTCTGTAAATGCAACAGTCTGGGTGGTACGCCTCTTTGGGGCTTCTCCACACCGTAACTCTCCCGGATGTGGGGAAAACAGTAAAGGTGGACTCATCAGAGAACAATACATGTTTCATATTGTCCACAGCCCAAGATTTGTGCTCCTTGCACCATTGAAACCGACGTTTGGCATTGGCACGAGTGACCAAAGGTTTGGCTACAGCAGCCCGGCCGTGTATATTGACCCTGTGGAGCTCCCGACGGACAGTTTCGGTGGAAACAGGAGAGTTGAGGTGCACATTTAATTCTGCCATGATTTGGGTAGtcgtggttttatgttttttggataCAATCCAGGTTAGCACCCGAACATCCCTTTCAGACAGCTTCCTCTTGCGCCCACAGTTAATCCTGTTGGATGTGGTTCGTCCTTCTTGGTGGTATGCTGACATTACCCTGGATACTGTGGCTCTTGATACATCACAAAGACTTGCTGTCTTGGTCACAGATGCACCAGCAAGATGTGCACCAACAATTTGTCCTCTTCTGAACTCTGGTATGTCACCCATAATGTTGTGTgcattgcaatattttgagCAAAACTGGGCTCTTACCCTGCTAATTGGACCTTCACACTCTGCTCTTATTAGTTCAATGTGCAATTAATGAAGATTGGCCACTAGGCTGGTCCAATTTAGCCATGAAACCTCCCACACTAAAATGAGAGGTGTTATACAGTTATACAGGTATATACAGGTGTCCAAcccctgtatatatatatatatacagtgtatatatatatatatatatatatatatatatatatatatatatatatatctttgtacaaaaagtctgaaattaCCTTCCAGCAAAGGCAGCTTTCTGTAAGCAGCCAGCTGGCTTTGGAAGTTGTTCCGCAGTACAGTCCTCTCCATTAGAAGTAAGGAGTACTGGAATTTATCTGACGTCATGATGAGCTCAAAGTCTACCTGTGTGTTTAAACTGCTCCCAACTGTTTCTACATCTTTCAGCGAACAGGAGGAAATAACTGTAAAGGAATATGTTTgagttacatttgttttaaaacaaccaaactgAAGCAGGACAACTCTTTTACGTGACGTCATCTCTGTTACCTATACCAGGTTACCTGTACTAGCTGAGCTGGTCAGGGACAGACTCCTCTCTGGACTTCTCCTGGAGTCCACAACAGTCTCTGTATCATTGGTCTGTTTCATTTCAGGGCTGTAAAccatcacttcctgctctggAGGTGCATACATGTCGAAGGCGGACACAATCGTGGCTATAGATAGGGatgaaattcttttaaaaacacttccaCTGTATGAAAGATTATGTTTgtgattaaaaaggttttagtttttgtcaaagaaattcaaacagaaaaacttcaaACACTGACAGTGAATCGTTCAGCCCAGGTCAAAACTCTGTTCAGTCCTAGTCCAATGCAGAGGATTCAGTTC
Protein-coding regions in this window:
- the LOC102219174 gene encoding dual specificity protein phosphatase CDC14AB-like isoform X2 — protein: MAEEYEQAEFIKDRLYFATLRVKPKNTANTHFFSTDEEFIYESFYADFGPLNLAMLYKYCCKLNKKLKSFTMSRKKLVHFTSYDQKKRANAAFLIAAYSVIYLKRSPDEAYRTLISGNNTPYLPFRDAAAAESTFNLTVLDCLQGIRKALQHRFLDFETFSPEKYEHYERVENGDMNWIIPGKILAFSSPHARNRVENGYPLHAPEAYFEFFGQNNVTDVVRLNKKLYESRRFEDAQFEHHDFFFMDGSTPSDLIVRRFLHVCESAEGAVAVHCKAGLGRTGTLIACYLMKHFRFTAAEAIAWIRICRPGSIIGPQQNFLEEKQHSLWVQGDVHRSKQKLAQQRFNRQQQQQQQQQQYHLPGSDPVPLGKQEAMPHLVTSMNDLSIKTALCKSYSLDESNCKETSLTQGDNLRAVKGKRTPRSASSSSRSNMSKESHCSILPPPKSPKISLSLPPSSSKKLRRSSSTVTQIKSPFSLSLFSTRPALIH
- the LOC102219174 gene encoding dual specificity protein phosphatase CDC14AB-like isoform X1, with translation MCGGVRVCVLYPADRLYFATLRVKPKNTANTHFFSTDEEFIYESFYADFGPLNLAMLYKYCCKLNKKLKSFTMSRKKLVHFTSYDQKKRANAAFLIAAYSVIYLKRSPDEAYRTLISGNNTPYLPFRDAAAAESTFNLTVLDCLQGIRKALQHRFLDFETFSPEKYEHYERVENGDMNWIIPGKILAFSSPHARNRVENGYPLHAPEAYFEFFGQNNVTDVVRLNKKLYESRRFEDAQFEHHDFFFMDGSTPSDLIVRRFLHVCESAEGAVAVHCKAGLGRTGTLIACYLMKHFRFTAAEAIAWIRICRPGSIIGPQQNFLEEKQHSLWVQGDVHRSKQKLAQQRFNRQQQQQQQQQQYHLPGSDPVPLGKQEAMPHLVTSMNDLSIKTALCKSYSLDESNCKETSLTQGDNLRAVKGKRTPRSASSSSRSNMSKESHCSILPPPKSPKISLSLPPSSSKKLRRSSSTVTQIKSPFSLSLFSTRPALIH
- the LOC102219174 gene encoding dual specificity protein phosphatase CDC14AB-like isoform X3; this encodes MLYKYCCKLNKKLKSFTMSRKKLVHFTSYDQKKRANAAFLIAAYSVIYLKRSPDEAYRTLISGNNTPYLPFRDAAAAESTFNLTVLDCLQGIRKALQHRFLDFETFSPEKYEHYERVENGDMNWIIPGKILAFSSPHARNRVENGYPLHAPEAYFEFFGQNNVTDVVRLNKKLYESRRFEDAQFEHHDFFFMDGSTPSDLIVRRFLHVCESAEGAVAVHCKAGLGRTGTLIACYLMKHFRFTAAEAIAWIRICRPGSIIGPQQNFLEEKQHSLWVQGDVHRSKQKLAQQRFNRQQQQQQQQQQYHLPGSDPVPLGKQEAMPHLVTSMNDLSIKTALCKSYSLDESNCKETSLTQGDNLRAVKGKRTPRSASSSSRSNMSKESHCSILPPPKSPKISLSLPPSSSKKLRRSSSTVTQIKSPFSLSLFSTRPALIH